A section of the Ignavibacteriales bacterium genome encodes:
- a CDS encoding DUF1428 domain-containing protein: protein MAKSTKSSAKYVDGFLLPVQTSKLKEYKKISDKARKIYMKHGALSYIESMGDDMKIEGMTGFGDYVKHKKNEALVFSFITYKSKADRNRINKIVMADPGLMEDCMGKKMPFDMRKMAMGGFKVFVGE, encoded by the coding sequence ATGGCAAAAAGTACAAAATCATCGGCTAAGTACGTGGACGGATTCCTGCTTCCGGTACAAACATCAAAACTAAAGGAATACAAGAAAATTTCTGATAAAGCCCGTAAGATATATATGAAGCACGGTGCATTGAGCTACATAGAAAGTATGGGTGACGATATGAAAATTGAGGGAATGACAGGATTCGGCGATTATGTCAAACACAAAAAAAATGAAGCATTGGTTTTCTCGTTCATCACGTACAAATCCAAAGCCGACAGGAACAGGATCAACAAAATAGTTATGGCGGATCCGGGATTAATGGAGGATTGTATGGGTAAAAAAATGCCATTCGATATGAGGAAAATGGCAATGGGTGGTTTCAAGGTATTCGTAGGAGAATAA